A single Musa acuminata AAA Group cultivar baxijiao chromosome BXJ2-1, Cavendish_Baxijiao_AAA, whole genome shotgun sequence DNA region contains:
- the LOC135599019 gene encoding arogenate dehydratase 1-like isoform X1, with amino-acid sequence MYMSPMAAVMLSSAPRHVLSPIFPPPDNHVPPPTALPKRGPAFRRLPSAVLRSAIRSIYVPESTSAAPFPGALGSSRSDWQTNCAILASKAASNSSSSSSSGGDNAGAASNEPRSSNDGNHYHLTSPTPVNGLKQNSATLDLVPVANLPRPLSISDLSPSPKHGSSVRVAYQGVPGAYSEAAAGKAYPNCEAIPCDQFEVAFQAVELWIADRAVLPVENSLGGSIHRNYDLLLRHRLHIVGEVQLPVHHCLLALPGVRKEQLTRVISHPQALSQCELTLTGMGLNVAREAFDDTAGAAEYVANNGLRDTAAIASARAAELYKLQVLADGIQDDSGNVTRFVMLAREPIIPRTDRPFKTSIVFAHDREGTSVLFKVLSAFAFRDISLTKIESRPHRHRPLRLVDDANVGTAKHFEYMFYVDFEASMAETRAQKALAEVQEYTSFLRVLGSYPMDMTPWDASSSPSPPTPPSSS; translated from the coding sequence ATGTATATGTCACCGATGGCGGCGGTCATGCTTTCCTCTGCGCCAAGGCATGTGCTCAGCCCCATTTTCCCGCCGCCGGACAACCATGTCCCGCCTCCTACGGCGCTCCCCAAGCGAGGACCAGCCTTCCGGCGGCTCCCCTCCGCCGTTCTCCGCTCGGCCATCCGATCGATCTACGTGCCAGAATCCACCTCTGCCGCCCCCTTCCCCGGCGCCCTCGGCTCCAGCCGCTCCGACTGGCAGACCAATTGCGCCATCCTCGCCAGCAAGGCGGCCTCtaactcctcttcttcttcatcctccgGAGGAGACAACGCCGGCGCGGCATCTAATGAACCCAGAAGCAGCAACGATGGTAACCACTACCATCTGACGAGTCCTACTCCCGTCAACGGCCTGAAGCAAAACTCGGCGACGCTGGACTTGGTGCCGGTGGCCAACCTCCCGCGGCCCCTCTCCATCTCCGACCTCTCGCCCTCCCCGAAGCACGGGTCCAGCGTCCGCGTGGCGTACCAGGGCGTGCCGGGGGCCTACAGCGAAGCGGCGGCCGGAAAGGCCTACCCTAACTGCGAAGCCATCCCTTGCGACCAGTTCGAGGTGGCCTTCCAGGCGGTGGAGCTCTGGATCGCGGACCGCGCCGTCCTCCCCGTGGAGAACTCCCTGGGCGGCAGCATCCACCGCAACTACGACCTCCTCCTGCGGCACCGGCTCCACATCGTGGGTGAGGTTCAGCTCCCTGTTCACCACTGCCTCCTCGCCCTCCCGGGCGTTCGCAAGGAGCAGCTGACTCGGGTGATCAGCCACCCTCAGGCGCTTTCCCAGTGCGAGCTGACGCTGACCGGGATGGGACTCAACGTGGCGCGGGAGGCCTTCGACGACACGGCAGGCGCCGCCGAGTACGTGGCCAACAACGGCCTCCGGGACACGGCGGCCATCGCGTCGGCGCGGGCGGCGGAGCTGTACAAACTGCAGGTGTTGGCGGACGGCATCCAAGACGACAGCGGCAACGTGACGCGGTTCGTGATGCTGGCGCGGGAGCCCATCATTCCGCGCACCGACCGGCCCTTCAAGACCAGCATCGTGTTCGCCCACGACCGGGAGGGCACCTCCGTCCTCTTCAAGGTGCTCTCCGCCTTCGCCTTCCGGGACATCAGCCTGACCAAGATCGAAAGCCGGCCGCACCGCCACCGGCCGCTGCGCCTGGTGGACGACGCCAACGTGGGCACCGCCAAGCACTTCGAGTACATGTTCTACGTCGACTTCGAAGCGTCCATGGCGGAGACCCGCGCCCAGAAAGCCCTCGCCGAGGTCCAGGAGTACACCTCCTTCCTCCGCGTGCTCGGCAGCTACCCGATGGATATGACTCCCTGGGACGCATCCTCCTCGCCGTCCCCGCCGACGCCTCCCTCCTCGTCGTAG
- the LOC135599019 gene encoding uncharacterized protein LOC135599019 isoform X2 produces MYMSPMAAVMLSSAPRHVLSPIFPPPDNHVPPPTALPKRGPAFRRLPSAVLRSAIRSIYVPESTSAAPFPGALGSSRSDWQTNCAILASKAASNSSSSSSSGGDNAGAASNEPRSSNDGNHYHLTSPTPVNGLKQNSATLDLVPVANLPRPLSISDLSPSPKHGSSVRVAYQGVPGAYSEAAAGKAYPNCEAIPCDQFEVAFQAVELWIADRAVLPVENSLGGSIHRNYDLLLRHRLHIVGAFPVRADADRDGTQRGAGGLRRHGRRRRVRGQQRPPGHGGHRVGAGGGAVQTAGVGGRHPRRQRQRDAVRDAGAGAHHSAHRPALQDQHRVRPRPGGHLRPLQGALRLRLPGHQPDQDRKPAAPPPAAAPGGRRQRGHRQALRVHVLRRLRSVHGGDPRPESPRRGPGVHLLPPRARQLPDGYDSLGRILLAVPADASLLVVVTLIDWLWSVSFLLSPI; encoded by the exons ATGTATATGTCACCGATGGCGGCGGTCATGCTTTCCTCTGCGCCAAGGCATGTGCTCAGCCCCATTTTCCCGCCGCCGGACAACCATGTCCCGCCTCCTACGGCGCTCCCCAAGCGAGGACCAGCCTTCCGGCGGCTCCCCTCCGCCGTTCTCCGCTCGGCCATCCGATCGATCTACGTGCCAGAATCCACCTCTGCCGCCCCCTTCCCCGGCGCCCTCGGCTCCAGCCGCTCCGACTGGCAGACCAATTGCGCCATCCTCGCCAGCAAGGCGGCCTCtaactcctcttcttcttcatcctccgGAGGAGACAACGCCGGCGCGGCATCTAATGAACCCAGAAGCAGCAACGATGGTAACCACTACCATCTGACGAGTCCTACTCCCGTCAACGGCCTGAAGCAAAACTCGGCGACGCTGGACTTGGTGCCGGTGGCCAACCTCCCGCGGCCCCTCTCCATCTCCGACCTCTCGCCCTCCCCGAAGCACGGGTCCAGCGTCCGCGTGGCGTACCAGGGCGTGCCGGGGGCCTACAGCGAAGCGGCGGCCGGAAAGGCCTACCCTAACTGCGAAGCCATCCCTTGCGACCAGTTCGAGGTGGCCTTCCAGGCGGTGGAGCTCTGGATCGCGGACCGCGCCGTCCTCCCCGTGGAGAACTCCCTGGGCGGCAGCATCCACCGCAACTACGACCTCCTCCTGCGGCACCGGCTCCACATCGTGG GCGCTTTCCCAGTGCGAGCTGACGCTGACCGGGATGGGACTCAACGTGGCGCGGGAGGCCTTCGACGACACGGCAGGCGCCGCCGAGTACGTGGCCAACAACGGCCTCCGGGACACGGCGGCCATCGCGTCGGCGCGGGCGGCGGAGCTGTACAAACTGCAGGTGTTGGCGGACGGCATCCAAGACGACAGCGGCAACGTGACGCGGTTCGTGATGCTGGCGCGGGAGCCCATCATTCCGCGCACCGACCGGCCCTTCAAGACCAGCATCGTGTTCGCCCACGACCGGGAGGGCACCTCCGTCCTCTTCAAGGTGCTCTCCGCCTTCGCCTTCCGGGACATCAGCCTGACCAAGATCGAAAGCCGGCCGCACCGCCACCGGCCGCTGCGCCTGGTGGACGACGCCAACGTGGGCACCGCCAAGCACTTCGAGTACATGTTCTACGTCGACTTCGAAGCGTCCATGGCGGAGACCCGCGCCCAGAAAGCCCTCGCCGAGGTCCAGGAGTACACCTCCTTCCTCCGCGTGCTCGGCAGCTACCCGATGGATATGACTCCCTGGGACGCATCCTCCTCGCCGTCCCCGCCGACGCCTCCCTCCTCGTCGTAGTCACCTTGATCGATTGGCTCTGGTCCGTCAGTTTCCTCCTATCCCCAATCTGA